One stretch of Paenibacillus sp. DNA includes these proteins:
- a CDS encoding SpoIID/LytB domain-containing protein, with protein sequence MFRTWVSCILALILAGSPFAAAMADETAQPAQGESRSAFEQNIGSDYTVSSDVYGVQVTLSGPSHVPVGETAQTELLITVDGVPQEQPEGVVYESSNEQVARITADGLVEGRHPGTAVIRAWYGTESGEFTLQVEASSAAPVPDRPLSKNAALRTLELEDRGFVTLTPFYAVEQQLGGLTVTKSLSDVMVGARNASFLFNSAGQVYKIVLDGETPVDAMRVGIRKSIANIADYTQFDHQRIDVTSDAGIRITDKKAGAALDVPAGKLVSFLPAEQQIAVLVDGTEALRTPNRLYAEPAAPGGKMQAKSFTRAYGNPWYRGVFEISLTSPNLTALKLINEVNMEQYLYQVVPSEMPASFGLEALRAQAVAARTYALSDYRSNRFADRGFHIDDSTLSQVYNNSLEHPLTTQAVNDTSGTVMMSGGELVDARFYSTSGGYGASKHEVWSDIGTNAFPGVPIPYLTARSYTYDPNHPGNLLEIDTQDEQALLAFYKDLSLTGYDSESYYFRWMVSLSRTELEHTINANLAGRQQADPNFVLTKMPDGSFASRPIPAEGIGTLKDMYVTKRGAGGNMMELVVEGTTGTYKILKEYNIRFTIRPSRTYTRGADVILHRAKGGLGQYDAAFQLKNPSILNSAFAAFEIDRDASGAPTQITFYGGGNGHGVGMSQYGASMLGGQGWSYEQILNSYYAGMELVKVNGTVLTLESLEASGPSTLAVGQSGKIAVAGVYSDGSKAAIAAGASFASSRPSVALVAPDGTVTAKGKGAATITVSYGGKLTSRTVSVTGDAAVERLELDAPATMWTGDRAQVVVTAFYSDDSSSVIESGASFASSRPDIASVDAAGVIAAHAVGTAEIKVSYGGAEASAVVDVVPAPALTRITIEGKTELTEGETVQLAVTGHYEDGSSRAIAEGVTFEVKQERTAEVTPDGVLTALKPGAALVTATVGDATAELRVLVKPK encoded by the coding sequence ATGTTTCGCACATGGGTTTCATGCATTCTAGCACTCATTTTGGCAGGTTCCCCTTTCGCCGCCGCCATGGCGGACGAAACGGCGCAGCCGGCGCAGGGCGAAAGCCGGTCCGCTTTCGAACAAAACATTGGAAGCGATTACACAGTAAGCTCGGACGTATACGGCGTTCAGGTGACGTTGTCGGGACCGTCGCATGTGCCGGTCGGCGAAACGGCGCAGACCGAGCTTCTAATTACCGTGGACGGCGTCCCCCAGGAGCAGCCGGAAGGAGTCGTCTACGAAAGCTCGAACGAGCAGGTGGCCAGGATCACCGCGGACGGTCTCGTCGAAGGGCGCCATCCCGGCACGGCGGTCATCCGCGCTTGGTACGGGACCGAGAGCGGGGAATTCACGCTGCAGGTCGAGGCGTCCTCGGCGGCGCCCGTGCCCGATCGGCCGCTGTCCAAGAACGCCGCGCTCCGCACGCTGGAGCTGGAGGACCGCGGCTTCGTCACCCTTACGCCGTTCTACGCGGTCGAGCAGCAACTCGGCGGCCTAACGGTGACGAAATCGCTCAGCGACGTCATGGTCGGCGCGCGGAACGCTTCGTTCCTGTTCAACAGCGCCGGCCAAGTGTACAAGATCGTCCTCGACGGCGAAACGCCGGTCGACGCAATGCGGGTCGGCATCCGGAAAAGCATCGCGAACATTGCGGATTACACGCAGTTCGACCATCAACGGATCGATGTGACTTCCGACGCCGGTATCCGCATAACCGACAAAAAGGCGGGAGCCGCGCTGGACGTGCCGGCCGGCAAGCTCGTGTCGTTCCTGCCCGCCGAACAGCAAATCGCGGTGCTCGTAGACGGAACGGAAGCGCTGCGGACGCCGAACCGGTTGTACGCGGAGCCGGCCGCGCCCGGCGGGAAAATGCAGGCCAAAAGCTTCACGCGGGCATACGGCAATCCGTGGTACCGCGGCGTGTTCGAGATTTCGCTGACGTCTCCGAACTTAACGGCGCTGAAGCTGATCAACGAAGTGAATATGGAGCAATATTTGTACCAGGTCGTGCCGAGCGAAATGCCGGCGTCGTTCGGCCTCGAGGCGCTGCGCGCGCAGGCGGTGGCGGCGAGGACGTACGCGCTTAGCGATTACCGGAGCAACCGATTCGCCGACCGGGGCTTCCATATCGACGACAGCACGCTCAGCCAAGTGTACAACAACAGCCTAGAGCATCCGCTCACGACGCAAGCCGTGAACGATACGTCGGGCACTGTCATGATGAGCGGCGGCGAGCTTGTCGACGCCCGGTTTTATTCGACGTCCGGCGGCTACGGCGCCTCGAAGCACGAGGTGTGGTCGGACATCGGGACGAACGCGTTCCCGGGCGTGCCGATTCCGTATTTGACGGCGCGCAGCTATACGTACGATCCGAATCATCCGGGGAACTTGCTCGAGATCGATACGCAGGACGAGCAGGCGCTTCTTGCGTTCTACAAGGATCTGTCGCTTACCGGATACGATTCCGAGTCGTATTATTTCAGATGGATGGTAAGCCTTAGCAGGACGGAGTTGGAACATACGATCAACGCCAATTTGGCGGGAAGGCAGCAGGCCGATCCGAACTTCGTGCTGACGAAGATGCCCGACGGCAGCTTCGCGAGCCGCCCGATTCCGGCGGAGGGGATCGGCACGCTGAAAGACATGTACGTAACGAAACGCGGCGCAGGCGGCAATATGATGGAATTGGTCGTCGAGGGAACGACAGGCACTTATAAAATTTTGAAAGAGTATAACATTCGGTTCACGATTCGACCGTCCAGAACGTACACGCGCGGCGCCGACGTCATCCTCCACCGGGCGAAAGGCGGTCTGGGCCAATACGATGCGGCGTTCCAATTGAAAAACCCGTCGATTCTGAACTCGGCGTTCGCCGCGTTCGAGATCGATCGCGACGCGTCCGGCGCGCCGACCCAAATTACGTTCTACGGCGGCGGCAACGGCCACGGCGTCGGGATGAGCCAATACGGCGCATCGATGCTCGGCGGACAAGGCTGGAGCTACGAGCAAATTTTGAACAGCTATTATGCCGGCATGGAGCTTGTGAAGGTGAACGGCACCGTGCTTACCTTGGAAAGCCTCGAGGCGAGCGGCCCGTCGACGCTTGCGGTCGGGCAGAGCGGGAAAATCGCGGTTGCCGGCGTATACAGCGACGGCTCGAAGGCGGCGATCGCGGCGGGCGCGTCGTTCGCGAGCTCTCGGCCGTCGGTGGCGCTCGTCGCCCCGGACGGCACCGTGACGGCGAAAGGGAAAGGCGCGGCGACGATTACGGTATCTTACGGCGGGAAGCTGACGTCGCGTACGGTCAGCGTGACGGGCGACGCGGCCGTCGAACGGCTCGAGCTCGACGCGCCGGCGACGATGTGGACGGGCGACCGGGCGCAAGTCGTCGTGACAGCATTCTACTCGGATGACAGCTCTTCCGTGATCGAGTCCGGCGCGTCGTTCGCGTCCAGCCGGCCGGACATCGCGTCGGTCGACGCCGCCGGCGTCATCGCGGCGCATGCGGTCGGCACGGCCGAGATCAAGGTTTCTTACGGGGGCGCCGAAGCGTCCGCCGTCGTCGACGTCGTGCCGGCGCCGGCGTTGACGCGCATCACGATCGAAGGGAAGACGGAGCTGACGGAGGGGGAAACGGTTCAGCTTGCGGTGACGGGTCATTACGAGGACGGCAGCAGCAGAGCGATTGCGGAAGGCGTGACGTTCGAAGTGAAGCAGGAGCGGACGGCCGAGGTGACGCCGGACGGCGTCTTGACGGCGCTGAAGCCGGGGGCGGCGCTGGTCACGGCGACGGTCGGGGACGCGACGGCCGAGCTTCGCGTGCTCGTAAAGCCGAAGTAA
- a CDS encoding LLM class flavin-dependent oxidoreductase, producing MEIGISTFLETTPNPATGEVISHAERLRNAVEEIVLADQVGLDVYGIGEHHRADYAASAPAVILAAAAPLTKRIRLTSAVTVLSSDDPVRVFQQFATVDGLSNGRAEIMAGRGSFIESFPLFGYDLEDYDTLFDEKLELLLALRESEKVTWRGGAHRPAIEGRGVYPRPVQQPLPVWIASGGNPESVVRAGMLGLPLALAIIGGMPEQFAPLVALYKEAASRAGHDPSKLEIATHSHGFVGDTTEQAAELFFPPTQAQMNVIGRERGWGHYSRAAFDAARTLRGALYVGDPEFVAEKILLLRKNLGVTRFFLHINVGTMPHRDVLHAIELLGTRVAPIVRAELAKQEANG from the coding sequence ATGGAAATCGGAATCAGCACGTTTTTGGAAACGACGCCGAACCCGGCGACGGGCGAGGTGATCAGCCACGCCGAGCGGCTGCGCAACGCGGTCGAGGAAATCGTCCTCGCCGACCAAGTCGGGCTCGACGTTTACGGAATCGGGGAGCATCACCGGGCCGATTATGCCGCCAGCGCCCCCGCCGTCATTCTCGCGGCCGCCGCGCCGCTCACGAAGCGCATCCGCCTCACGAGCGCCGTAACCGTCCTGTCCTCGGACGATCCGGTGCGCGTGTTTCAGCAATTCGCGACGGTCGACGGCCTGTCGAACGGCCGCGCCGAAATTATGGCGGGCCGCGGCTCGTTCATCGAATCGTTCCCGCTGTTCGGCTACGACCTTGAGGACTACGATACGCTGTTCGACGAGAAGCTCGAGCTGCTGCTCGCGCTGCGGGAATCGGAGAAGGTGACGTGGCGCGGCGGCGCGCATCGCCCCGCTATCGAGGGCCGCGGCGTGTACCCGCGTCCCGTGCAGCAGCCGCTGCCGGTATGGATCGCGAGCGGCGGGAACCCGGAATCCGTCGTGCGCGCCGGAATGCTCGGCCTGCCGCTCGCCCTTGCGATTATCGGGGGCATGCCGGAGCAGTTCGCGCCGCTCGTCGCCCTGTACAAGGAAGCCGCGTCCCGCGCCGGGCACGACCCGTCGAAGCTGGAAATCGCGACGCATTCGCACGGCTTCGTCGGCGACACGACCGAGCAGGCGGCGGAATTGTTCTTCCCTCCGACGCAGGCCCAGATGAACGTCATCGGCCGCGAACGCGGTTGGGGCCATTACAGCCGCGCCGCCTTCGACGCCGCTCGAACGCTTCGGGGCGCGCTGTACGTCGGCGATCCCGAATTCGTCGCCGAGAAAATTTTGCTCCTGCGCAAAAACTTGGGCGTGACCCGCTTCTTCCTGCATATTAATGTAGGCACGATGCCGCACCGCGACGTCCTGCACGCGATCGAGCTGCTTGGCACCCGCGTCGCGCCGATCGTCCGAGCGGAGCTCGCGAAGCAAGAAGCGAACGGCTGA
- a CDS encoding DUF2935 domain-containing protein, giving the protein MQPTPFSHNAFWSQLLNSRLVPDRESLLAAVEEMKVWTVLMAEHAKFIRLGLDPNPNQEELFRMADQFAIELDRLYSRTIIAPNAPDETLYILREETIVLVNKLIQFKKELFQALESCQGLAILPAILVDHVRREADRFVGTLERSKHDQQTRSRDTLGLSGGGQLAQTVPRQLYHRLPPQQLFTVAVEETMFFSRIHSEHAEHLSMSFRPEVQESHRQTAIRFHHDYNNLLMQAAEVEQSGTQLRQLIDEERKLSHAFRDYLGQLLDEISTCRIPTGQTNFPPLLADHMRREVIYFIDILDRFRFS; this is encoded by the coding sequence ATGCAACCTACTCCGTTCTCGCACAACGCGTTCTGGTCGCAGCTGCTGAACAGCCGCCTCGTTCCCGACCGGGAATCGCTGCTCGCCGCCGTCGAGGAAATGAAAGTGTGGACCGTACTGATGGCGGAGCACGCCAAATTCATTCGGCTCGGGCTCGACCCGAATCCGAACCAGGAAGAACTGTTCCGCATGGCGGACCAGTTCGCGATCGAGCTGGATCGACTGTACAGCCGCACCATTATCGCCCCGAACGCGCCGGACGAAACGCTGTATATTCTTCGGGAAGAGACGATCGTTCTCGTCAATAAGCTGATTCAATTCAAGAAGGAGCTGTTCCAAGCGCTGGAGTCCTGCCAAGGGCTCGCCATCTTGCCCGCGATATTGGTCGATCATGTCCGCCGGGAGGCGGATCGGTTCGTCGGCACGCTCGAACGCTCCAAACACGATCAGCAAACGAGAAGCAGGGACACGCTCGGCCTTAGCGGCGGCGGCCAGCTCGCGCAAACCGTTCCGCGCCAGCTGTACCATCGCCTTCCGCCGCAGCAGCTGTTTACCGTCGCCGTCGAGGAGACGATGTTCTTCTCCAGAATCCACTCCGAGCACGCCGAGCATTTATCCATGAGCTTCCGTCCCGAAGTGCAGGAATCGCACCGCCAAACCGCCATCCGGTTTCACCACGACTATAACAACTTGTTGATGCAAGCCGCGGAGGTCGAGCAGTCCGGCACCCAGCTCCGGCAGTTGATCGATGAGGAGCGGAAGCTGTCGCACGCCTTCCGCGACTATTTGGGTCAGCTGCTGGATGAAATATCGACATGCCGCATCCCGACCGGGCAGACGAACTTCCCGCCGCTTCTCGCCGATCATATGCGGAGGGAAGTCATTTATTTTATCGATATTTTGGATCGGTTCCGGTTCTCGTAA
- a CDS encoding LysR substrate-binding domain-containing protein: MELKQLEYFMAVCQELHFTRAAEKMGIAQPSLSQQIRLLEHELGTPLFDRVGKKIVMTDAGRALRHHCYNVFHELAQAKAAIGELQGLQRGSLKIGALLTVVNSLLPPAVAAFHRRYPNIELSVLGLRTGDIRDGLLRNELDLGVVYLPADDEHLETIPLYTERLAFVFAKEHPIARDPLVSSLEMLHRYPSILLPSSYSLRQRIDRQCQAMGFAPKPVMEMTTMESILAMVSQGVGVTVLPKTYADRVNAPNVVSVAIEKPALPIQVGIAYRKNKHLCAASRAFMEQLLTAKDRIRTG; this comes from the coding sequence ATGGAACTTAAGCAATTGGAATATTTCATGGCCGTTTGCCAAGAGCTTCACTTTACGAGAGCCGCGGAAAAAATGGGGATCGCCCAGCCTTCGCTCAGCCAGCAAATACGGTTACTGGAACACGAGCTCGGCACGCCGCTGTTCGACCGCGTCGGCAAGAAAATCGTCATGACCGACGCCGGACGAGCCCTGCGGCACCACTGCTACAACGTGTTCCATGAATTGGCCCAAGCCAAAGCCGCCATCGGCGAACTTCAAGGCCTGCAGCGAGGCTCCTTGAAAATCGGCGCTCTGCTGACCGTAGTCAACTCCCTGCTCCCCCCGGCCGTGGCCGCGTTCCATCGGCGTTACCCGAACATCGAGCTGTCCGTGCTCGGGCTGCGCACCGGGGACATCCGTGACGGGCTGCTGCGGAACGAACTGGATCTCGGCGTCGTGTACTTGCCGGCGGACGACGAACACTTGGAAACGATCCCGCTGTATACGGAGCGGCTCGCGTTCGTGTTCGCGAAAGAGCACCCGATCGCGAGGGATCCCCTGGTCTCTTCGCTAGAAATGTTACACCGGTATCCTAGCATCCTGCTGCCTTCCTCCTATTCTTTGCGCCAACGGATCGACCGCCAATGCCAAGCGATGGGATTCGCGCCGAAGCCCGTCATGGAAATGACGACGATGGAATCCATCCTCGCCATGGTGAGCCAAGGGGTGGGCGTGACCGTCCTGCCGAAAACCTATGCGGATCGCGTCAATGCTCCGAACGTCGTCTCGGTTGCGATCGAGAAGCCCGCGCTGCCGATCCAAGTCGGAATCGCCTACCGCAAGAACAAGCATTTGTGCGCGGCCAGCCGAGCGTTTATGGAACAGCTGCTTACGGCGAAGGATCGCATACGAACGGGATAA
- a CDS encoding MOSC domain-containing protein: MTEARILSLNVGQPAAMTYRNKEVISGIQKVPAKDGAFLTCLNFEGDRQADPVHHGGKDKAVCAYPYEHYAYWEKELGAPLRFGAFGENLTLAGVMEGDVCIGDVYEAGGAVIQLSQPRQPCYKLAVRYGVPDLPMRVQQTGYTGYYFRVLREGYVRSGDVLLLRRRHPLGITVAAANAAMHRDRSNVDLIRNILEVEALSDNWRRTFQKRLQGESEDAAARLNGPL; the protein is encoded by the coding sequence ATGACAGAAGCTCGCATCTTGTCCTTAAACGTGGGACAGCCGGCCGCGATGACGTATAGAAACAAAGAAGTGATCTCGGGAATACAGAAGGTTCCCGCGAAAGACGGCGCGTTCTTGACCTGCTTGAACTTCGAAGGCGACCGGCAGGCCGATCCGGTTCACCACGGAGGCAAAGACAAAGCCGTCTGCGCCTATCCTTACGAACATTACGCGTATTGGGAAAAGGAATTGGGCGCTCCGCTTCGGTTCGGCGCATTCGGGGAAAATTTGACGTTGGCGGGCGTAATGGAGGGCGATGTCTGCATCGGGGATGTGTACGAGGCGGGGGGCGCGGTCATTCAGCTCAGTCAGCCGCGCCAACCGTGCTATAAGCTGGCTGTCCGATACGGCGTGCCCGATTTGCCGATGCGCGTTCAACAAACCGGTTACACGGGGTACTATTTCCGCGTTCTCCGCGAGGGGTACGTACGGAGCGGGGACGTCCTCCTTTTGCGGCGAAGGCATCCGTTAGGCATTACCGTCGCGGCCGCCAACGCCGCGATGCATCGGGATCGGTCCAATGTCGATCTGATCCGGAACATTCTCGAGGTCGAAGCATTGTCGGACAATTGGAGGCGTACGTTCCAGAAGCGTCTGCAAGGGGAATCGGAGGACGCGGCGGCCAGATTGAACGGTCCATTATAA
- a CDS encoding glutaredoxin family protein, which produces MKAVFYHAGCPVCVDAEQRFLSFLDPAKVTTEVVHLGQDRSRIAEAELAGVKSVPALVVDGTPYHINYGASLDDVKQG; this is translated from the coding sequence ATGAAAGCAGTTTTCTATCATGCGGGTTGTCCGGTATGCGTCGATGCGGAGCAGCGGTTTCTATCCTTCTTGGACCCGGCCAAGGTGACGACGGAGGTCGTGCATCTGGGTCAAGACCGGTCCCGGATCGCGGAGGCCGAGCTTGCCGGCGTCAAATCCGTTCCGGCGCTCGTCGTCGACGGGACGCCGTATCACATCAATTACGGCGCCAGCTTGGACGACGTCAAACAAGGTTGA
- the groL gene encoding chaperonin GroEL (60 kDa chaperone family; promotes refolding of misfolded polypeptides especially under stressful conditions; forms two stacked rings of heptamers to form a barrel-shaped 14mer; ends can be capped by GroES; misfolded proteins enter the barrel where they are refolded when GroES binds), with protein sequence MAKQMLFSEQSRHKMLRGVDALANAVKVTLGPKGRNVVLEKKYGSPLITNDGVTIAKEIELEDPFENMGAKLVKEVATKTNDVAGDGTTTATVLAQAMIREGLKNVTSGANPMTVRRGIEKAVRAAVEEIRTISKAVETKEEIAQVASISAADEEVGRMIAEAMDKVGKDGVITVEESKGFTTELETVEGMQFDRGYISPYMVTDSDKMEAVLDNPYILITDKKVSNVQELLPVLEQVMKAGKPLLLIAEDVEGEALATLVVNKLRGTFTCVAVKAPGFGDRRKAMLQDIATLTGGTTITQELGLELKSAELSQLGTARQVRVSKDATTIVDGAGSKADIDARVQQIRKQIEETTSDFDREKLQERLAKLSGGVAVIKVGAATETELKEKKLRIEDALNATRAAVAEGIVSGGGVALVNASKAVAAVTASDPDEATGVQIVLRALEAPIRAIASNAGVDGSVVVERIKNEPVGVGYNAATGEWVNMVESGIVDPAKVTRSALQNAASVAAMFLTTECIVSDKPEPKKSKTPSADDMDM encoded by the coding sequence ATGGCTAAGCAAATGTTGTTCAGCGAGCAATCCCGTCATAAAATGCTTCGCGGCGTAGACGCGCTGGCGAACGCGGTGAAGGTGACGCTCGGGCCGAAGGGGCGGAACGTCGTGTTGGAGAAAAAATACGGCTCTCCGCTCATCACGAACGACGGCGTCACGATCGCCAAGGAGATCGAGCTGGAGGATCCGTTCGAGAATATGGGCGCGAAGCTCGTGAAGGAAGTCGCCACGAAGACGAACGATGTCGCCGGCGACGGTACGACGACCGCGACGGTGCTGGCGCAGGCGATGATTCGCGAGGGGCTGAAGAACGTCACCTCCGGCGCGAATCCGATGACTGTCCGGCGCGGCATCGAGAAGGCGGTGCGCGCAGCTGTTGAAGAAATCCGCACCATCAGCAAAGCGGTCGAGACGAAGGAAGAAATCGCGCAGGTCGCGTCGATTTCCGCGGCGGACGAGGAAGTCGGCCGGATGATCGCCGAAGCGATGGACAAAGTCGGCAAAGACGGCGTCATTACCGTCGAGGAGTCGAAGGGCTTCACGACCGAGCTCGAAACCGTCGAAGGGATGCAGTTCGACCGCGGTTACATCTCGCCGTACATGGTGACCGATTCTGACAAGATGGAAGCGGTGCTCGACAATCCGTACATCCTCATTACGGATAAGAAGGTGTCGAACGTTCAGGAGCTGCTGCCGGTGCTCGAGCAAGTGATGAAAGCCGGCAAGCCGCTGCTGCTCATCGCCGAGGACGTCGAAGGCGAAGCGCTCGCGACGCTCGTCGTCAACAAGCTGCGCGGCACGTTCACCTGCGTCGCGGTCAAGGCGCCGGGCTTCGGAGACCGCCGGAAGGCGATGCTGCAAGATATCGCGACGCTGACGGGCGGCACGACGATTACGCAGGAGCTCGGCCTCGAGCTGAAAAGCGCGGAGCTGTCGCAGCTCGGCACGGCGCGGCAGGTGCGCGTCTCGAAGGACGCGACGACGATCGTCGACGGCGCCGGCAGCAAAGCCGACATCGACGCGCGCGTGCAGCAAATCCGCAAGCAAATCGAAGAGACGACGTCCGACTTCGATCGCGAGAAGCTGCAGGAGCGCCTCGCGAAGCTGTCCGGCGGCGTCGCCGTCATCAAAGTCGGCGCCGCGACCGAGACGGAGCTGAAGGAGAAGAAGCTGCGCATCGAAGACGCGCTGAACGCGACGCGCGCGGCCGTAGCGGAGGGCATCGTCTCCGGCGGCGGCGTGGCGCTCGTGAACGCGAGCAAGGCGGTCGCCGCGGTTACGGCGAGCGATCCGGACGAAGCGACCGGCGTCCAAATCGTGCTGCGCGCTTTGGAGGCGCCGATTCGCGCAATCGCGTCGAACGCGGGCGTCGACGGCTCCGTCGTCGTCGAACGCATCAAGAACGAACCGGTCGGCGTCGGATATAACGCGGCGACCGGCGAATGGGTAAACATGGTGGAAAGCGGCATCGTCGATCCGGCGAAGGTGACGCGCTCGGCGCTCCAGAACGCGGCGTCGGTGGCAGCGATGTTCCTGACGACGGAGTGCATCGTCAGCGACAAGCCGGAGCCGAAGAAATCGAAGACGCCGTCCGCGGACGACATGGATATGTAA
- the groES gene encoding co-chaperone GroES: MLKPLGDRVVIEPLKQEDRTESGIVLPEKAKEKPMKGYVLAVGKGRVENGSTIPLDVNVGDLVLYSKYAGTEVKYAEKELLIMRESDILGILEPSKEKELVVNG; this comes from the coding sequence ATGTTGAAGCCTTTGGGCGACCGTGTCGTAATTGAACCCCTGAAACAGGAGGATCGGACCGAAAGCGGCATCGTTCTTCCGGAGAAGGCGAAAGAAAAGCCGATGAAAGGGTATGTGCTCGCCGTCGGCAAAGGGCGCGTCGAGAACGGCAGCACGATTCCGCTCGACGTGAACGTCGGCGACTTGGTGCTGTACAGCAAATATGCGGGCACCGAGGTCAAATACGCCGAGAAGGAGCTCCTCATTATGCGGGAGAGCGACATTTTAGGCATTCTGGAACCTTCGAAGGAAAAGGAGTTGGTCGTAAATGGCTAA
- a CDS encoding Flp family type IVb pilin: MKWFKGLMTRLWKDDSGQGMVEYGLILALVAVVVIGLLMTMGDELNRFFQYIVTKMGEITTPTT; this comes from the coding sequence ATGAAATGGTTCAAAGGTCTTATGACTCGCCTTTGGAAAGACGATTCCGGCCAAGGCATGGTCGAGTACGGCCTCATTCTGGCCCTCGTTGCCGTCGTTGTCATCGGCCTGCTGATGACGATGGGCGACGAGCTGAATCGCTTCTTCCAATATATCGTCACGAAAATGGGAGAAATCACGACGCCTACAACATAA